Part of the Pirellulales bacterium genome is shown below.
CAACCATTAGCCTTTATACGCGCAACTTCGCCCCGCTAGCGCTGACGGCAATCTGCACCGGATTTTGTCCGCCGCTGCAAACGTGGTTCTACGGCATGAACCTAACGTCGTCAGAGATCGTGTCGCTCATTCCCCTGTCGGTGCTGATTTTCGTCCTGGCAAAAGGATTCATCGCCTTCCCAGCCGTGTCGATCGGCTCGTGGAGAACGATGATCTCATCGCGCGTCTTTGGCTGGTTTGCGCTGGCCGGCCTTCTGATCGGACTTCATTCGTTGGTGCGCGATTCGGGAGCGGCATTTGCCACCTTCATCGCTTGCTTCTTGATCGGACGAGCAGTGCTTGCCGACCGCCGGCGGACGCTGCTCGCCATCGCGACCGCCGCGATCGTGCTGGCGGGCGTCGCCGCCGTTCGCGAACCGGTTAAGCTCTGGAACCAAAGGCGAATCAGCATCTACACGGTTTGCACCAGCAGTCAGGGGGCGATCTGGAGGTACGGACTGTGGATGCGGCACGACCAATACGACTGGTTTCAATCGGCCGGCATCGGCTTCGGAGAGTATCTCGACCCGGACGCGGCAACCCGCGTCGAAGAATTCTATAAAGCCGGTCGCCCGTTGCCGGAGTTGTACTCCCTGCGGCAATTGGCGCAGGCGGTGGCCAAGCGTCCGGCGGATGCGCTGGCGTTCAAAATCTCGCGGCTGCCGGTGCTCTGGCTAGGAACCGATCGCTGGCCCAAAATGCAATGGGGACTGGTCCCGTCGTGGTGCGCTGGCTTCTATCTGCTGTTGCTGGGGTTCGTCGGAATGCGACTCTGGCGCCGGGAGCGGATTCCTGAGCCGGTGTATCTCTACATGCTATTGATCGTGTGTGCTTCACCACTGATTCACTTTGAGTTCCGCTATACGTTCCCCATCTGGAACACCCTGGTGCTCGTGCCCGGATTGCTTTTGGCAACGCTGTCAAAGGTCAGCCAGGATACACCGAACCAAGCCGCCCCGCTCGAACCGGCGGCAGCGGCACGTGTGTACTCCTCGCTCCGCGCGAGGACTTCATCGTTCGGAGCGTGATGACTACTCTTGGTCGCGCCGCGACACTACCTTTTGGCAATACGTCGCATTTCTTGCACGGCCGCTGTTGCCGAAAACCCACGTCCGCTGACCAATGTTAAGGGTCATCGGCGTTGCGCCGCGGCCAGCGTTCGCGCCAATCGCGGAGCGCCCGCTTTCTTGTCGAAAACCGTCGTCTGCGAGTTGCATCCGGGCGAAATCGGCATAGGGTTCAGTTGTCTTTTCGCGCGGCGGTCATCACGTATTTGCCGTTCGGCAATCAGCGACCGCTCGAAGCCGCGATAGGCGCAAATCCATCAGCCGCGCCGTCGTTCCAACTTGGCGTCGCGGAACTCCGCCGCCACCTCCTGGGGATTATTCACCATGCGCTCGTCTCGCCGCTGGAGTGAGAAATCGTCGGATTCGACCCGCGACAACTGTCGTGCCTCGAAATTGCTTTTGGAATCGCTCGAGCCGCGGACGATGCTTGCCGCCAATGTGCTCTGCCAGCCAAACCTGAGCTTCTTCGCCGGCAGCGGCTTCAACGTTTATTCCCCGGCCCAAATCCGAAATGCTTACGGCTTCGATCAAGTCCGTTGGAACGGCGCGGGCCAGACGATCGCCATCGTCGACGCCTACGACGATCCGACCGTGGCGGCCGACCTGCACAAGTTCGATCAACAATTCGGCCTTTCCGATCCAAAGCTGACCGTGGCCAAACTGACGAGCGGCGGCCGAAGCCCGACCTACGACTCAGGCTGGGCGATGGAGATAGCGCTCGACGTGGAATGGGCCCATGCGATCGCGCCGGGCGCCAATATCCTTTTAGTCGAGGCCAACGCGGCGAGCCTCTTCAGCCTTCTTTCGGCCGTCGATTACGCGCGCCATCAGGCTGGTGTCAGCGTCGTTTCGATGAGCTGGGGCGCCGGCGAATTCTATGGCGAAGGGTCGTACGATTCGTATTTCACGACGCCCAGCGGGCACGGCGGCGTGACATTCGTCGCCTCGTCGGGCGACAGCGGAGCACCGGCAAGCTGGCCCTCGATCTCGTCGAACGTGGTGGCGGTCGGCGGCACCACTCTCTCGCTCGGATCCGGCGGCAGCTATGGATCGGAAAAAGGCTGGAGCGGAAGCGGCGGCGGATTCAGTCCGTATGAATCCGAGCCGAGTTTCCAGCGCGGCTTTCAGAACACGGGGCACCGCTCCAACCCCGACGTGGCCTACGATGCCGATCCGTACAGCGGATTCTACGTCTACGATTCCGCCTCGGGCGGCTCTTGGTATGCCGTCGGCGGCACGAGCGCCGGAGCGCCCCAATGGGCCGGGCTGATCGCTGTCGCGAATCAAGGCCGCGCCGCGGCTGGGCGCGCGCCGCTCAGCAGTGCGCTGCAAGCGATCTACAGCCTGGCGAGCGCCGATTTCCACGATGTCACCAGCGGTAACAATGGCTATGCCGCGGGCGTCGGCTACGACGCTGTGACTGGACGCGGCTCGCCGAACGCCATCCTGGTCGTCCGCGATTTGATCGCCTATGGGGCGACGACCACCACGGTTACGCATTCGACGAGCACAGTGACGACCGTCAATGCATCGGGCGGCCGGATGACCAGTGCCGGAGGAACCGTGGACGGCGGGCTTGCCGGGATCGGCGAATCTGGAAGCAGCGTGAACCTTGGTTTCGGCACGGCCGGCCAAGAAATGGCCGTCAGTTCGACGAATGCCCGGGCGACGGGCTCGATCTCTACCTCCAGCACGTCACTCGCCGCCGGATCGCTCTCACGCCATTTGACCGACGCCGCTGGCGACCAAGCGCTGGCCGCAGACTCTTCCGGCCTCGACTTGAAGTTGGCCACCGCGTCGAGTAACGATGATGCCGGTGCCGTCAAGAAGAGTGACGTGCAGTTCTCAAACGGAGACCGCTTCAATTCACTCCCCGAAGCCATTTTCGAACAGTCCCCGCAATCGTCATTCGATCCGCTCGGTGCGATCGACAGGGTCGAACGATTGATCAATCGGTATCTCGAATCGGACGCCGGATTCAACACGGCCGGCGATCGCGGTCTCGACAATGAGCAAATCGACGCCTGCCTCGCGGACCCACAATGGCTGAACGGCGGCGACGTTGGAACGCAGCCCGCGAAATCCGCGAAGAGCGACGCCGGTGATCATCAGAGCGTGCCATTTGCCGCCGCGGCGATGTGC
Proteins encoded:
- a CDS encoding S53 family peptidase, translated to MRSSRRWSEKSSDSTRDNCRASKLLLESLEPRTMLAANVLCQPNLSFFAGSGFNVYSPAQIRNAYGFDQVRWNGAGQTIAIVDAYDDPTVAADLHKFDQQFGLSDPKLTVAKLTSGGRSPTYDSGWAMEIALDVEWAHAIAPGANILLVEANAASLFSLLSAVDYARHQAGVSVVSMSWGAGEFYGEGSYDSYFTTPSGHGGVTFVASSGDSGAPASWPSISSNVVAVGGTTLSLGSGGSYGSEKGWSGSGGGFSPYESEPSFQRGFQNTGHRSNPDVAYDADPYSGFYVYDSASGGSWYAVGGTSAGAPQWAGLIAVANQGRAAAGRAPLSSALQAIYSLASADFHDVTSGNNGYAAGVGYDAVTGRGSPNAILVVRDLIAYGATTTTVTHSTSTVTTVNASGGRMTSAGGTVDGGLAGIGESGSSVNLGFGTAGQEMAVSSTNARATGSISTSSTSLAAGSLSRHLTDAAGDQALAADSSGLDLKLATASSNDDAGAVKKSDVQFSNGDRFNSLPEAIFEQSPQSSFDPLGAIDRVERLINRYLESDAGFNTAGDRGLDNEQIDACLADPQWLNGGDVGTQPAKSAKSDAGDHQSVPFAAAAMCLMIESGWGRRASSIETNEKNQRRHSS